The Amycolatopsis sp. DG1A-15b genome window below encodes:
- a CDS encoding ChaB family protein codes for MPGREDLPSTLLRSPRKAQDTWVAAHDSALDTYGPGRRAQQTAYSALKHTFEKVGDHWEPKPERGPSDEQAAGGAGQAEKPTHGGVNATASRQHLYERAKQLGIPGRSWMSKEELVTALEKENRRRTDRARRSG; via the coding sequence ATGCCCGGACGCGAAGACTTGCCCAGCACCCTGCTGCGGTCGCCGCGCAAGGCCCAGGACACTTGGGTCGCCGCGCACGACTCCGCGCTCGATACCTACGGTCCCGGGCGGCGGGCGCAGCAGACCGCCTACTCGGCCCTGAAGCACACCTTCGAGAAGGTCGGCGACCACTGGGAGCCCAAGCCCGAACGCGGCCCGTCGGACGAGCAGGCCGCCGGGGGAGCGGGGCAGGCCGAAAAGCCGACCCACGGCGGCGTCAACGCCACCGCGAGCCGGCAGCACCTCTACGAGCGCGCCAAGCAGCTCGGCATCCCCGGGCGGTCGTGGATGTCCAAAGAGGAGCTCGTCACCGCGCTGGAGAAGGAGAACCGGCGCCGGACCGACCGGGCCCGGCGGTCCGGCTGA
- a CDS encoding ATP-binding protein: MNTDPVHLAVARLEKATVVTVTGDLNLASYPSLRDGLLKIATDAPDGLVADISGLVIDDSSLVSVFSLVAMRIGDWPGIPFTIVAAGAVHQLLLGRHVVDRYVPIRPDLAAATAALDQPVRRRSERTFARFDGASARARDFVTGKLAEWEVPELAEDARLIATELVENVLKHTTSEPRLRLDLRRGVCTVAVADQDTRPAMLLERLTPVEPGLGLKLVAQIARVWGCSRSWAGGKVVWAVLVHRPRTVGHRSAEECVGS; encoded by the coding sequence GTGAACACCGATCCGGTCCACCTCGCCGTCGCCCGCCTTGAGAAGGCGACCGTCGTCACGGTCACGGGCGACCTGAACCTCGCTTCGTACCCCTCACTGCGCGACGGCTTGCTCAAGATCGCGACGGATGCCCCGGACGGCCTGGTGGCCGACATCAGCGGGCTGGTGATCGACGACTCGTCGCTGGTGAGCGTGTTCTCCCTGGTCGCCATGCGGATCGGCGACTGGCCGGGGATCCCGTTCACGATCGTGGCCGCCGGGGCCGTCCACCAGCTGCTGCTGGGCCGCCACGTGGTCGACCGCTACGTCCCGATCCGCCCCGACCTGGCGGCGGCGACCGCGGCACTGGACCAGCCGGTGCGCCGGCGGTCCGAACGCACCTTCGCGCGCTTTGACGGAGCATCGGCTCGTGCTCGGGACTTCGTCACCGGCAAGCTGGCCGAGTGGGAGGTGCCCGAGCTCGCCGAGGATGCCCGCTTGATCGCCACCGAACTGGTCGAGAACGTGCTGAAGCACACCACTTCGGAGCCGCGGTTGCGGCTCGACCTGCGCCGGGGTGTGTGCACGGTGGCGGTGGCCGACCAGGACACGCGGCCGGCCATGCTGCTCGAACGGCTGACCCCGGTCGAGCCCGGCCTGGGGCTGAAGCTGGTCGCGCAGATCGCCCGGGTGTGGGGCTGCAGCCGGTCGTGGGCGGGCGGGAAGGTCGTCTGGGCCGTTCTCGTCCACCGTCCCCGCACGGTCGGTCACCGTTCCGCCGAGGAGTGTGTCGGATCGTGA
- a CDS encoding amino acid transporter: MGASPDLTIPASVDSPAPPQAPSSPVARWLLEHRVAPVGRAGGEDHGTPQAWWKVMCLTGVDYFSTLSYLPGIAALAAGALSPLATLLIVALTLFGMLPMYRRVARESPHGQGSVAMLENLLPFWRGKLFVLTLLGFVATSWIITITLSSADATVHMLENPYLPGFLHGHAVLITVVLLLILGGVFLLGFSEAVGVAIPLVAVFLLLNAVVTVAGVIDLLGDSTALSHWTDALTAGGGGFGGILGPAVIAFPMLVLGLSGFETGVSMMPLVAADGKTGEEKLESRIRNTRKLLTAAALIMSVFLIATSFVTTVLIPAEAFKDGGEANGRAMAYLAHRELGELFGTVYDVSSVLILWFAGASAMAGLINIVPRYLPSYGMAPEWGRAVRPVVIVYTVISILITIAFGADVNAQAGAYATGILAMMVSGAVAVSISAIRRRQRGAAAGFVVLTLVLLYALVENVIEKPDGIAISGLFILGIIVVSLVSRVSRTTELRADRIEFDDEARRFIADSLAHDGALNIVANKRQGGDEAEYSAKEAEQRGMNPVPGAADILFLEIDVVDPSEFSNVLQVRGVEIDGYRILRANSPAAPNAIAAILLTLRDVTGVRPRCYFEWSEGNPLGHLFRYLLLGRGDTAPVVREIIRSSEKDPARRPGIHVGG, encoded by the coding sequence ATGGGTGCTTCACCCGATTTGACCATTCCGGCGAGCGTCGACAGCCCGGCGCCGCCGCAGGCACCCTCCTCGCCCGTGGCGCGGTGGCTGCTGGAGCACCGGGTCGCGCCGGTCGGGCGCGCCGGCGGCGAGGACCACGGCACGCCGCAGGCCTGGTGGAAGGTCATGTGCCTGACCGGCGTCGACTACTTCTCCACCCTCTCCTACCTGCCCGGCATCGCCGCGCTCGCCGCCGGGGCGCTCTCGCCGCTGGCGACGCTGCTGATCGTCGCGCTGACGCTGTTCGGGATGCTGCCCATGTACCGCCGGGTGGCCCGGGAAAGCCCGCACGGCCAGGGCTCGGTCGCGATGCTGGAGAACCTGCTGCCGTTCTGGCGCGGCAAGCTCTTCGTCCTGACCCTGCTCGGGTTCGTCGCCACGTCGTGGATCATCACGATCACGCTGTCCTCGGCGGATGCCACCGTGCACATGCTGGAGAACCCGTACCTGCCGGGCTTCCTGCACGGCCACGCCGTGTTGATCACCGTCGTGCTGCTGCTGATCCTCGGCGGGGTGTTCCTGCTCGGCTTCAGCGAGGCCGTCGGGGTCGCCATCCCGCTGGTCGCGGTCTTCCTGCTGCTCAACGCCGTGGTGACGGTGGCGGGCGTGATCGACCTGCTCGGCGATTCCACCGCCCTCTCCCACTGGACCGACGCGCTGACCGCCGGCGGTGGCGGGTTCGGCGGGATCCTCGGCCCGGCCGTCATCGCGTTCCCGATGCTGGTGCTGGGGCTCTCCGGGTTCGAGACGGGCGTCAGCATGATGCCGCTGGTTGCGGCGGACGGGAAGACCGGCGAGGAGAAGCTGGAATCCCGGATCCGCAACACGCGGAAGCTGCTGACCGCCGCCGCGCTCATCATGTCGGTGTTCCTGATCGCGACGAGCTTCGTCACCACCGTGCTGATCCCCGCCGAGGCGTTCAAGGACGGTGGCGAGGCCAACGGCCGCGCGATGGCCTACCTCGCCCACCGCGAACTCGGCGAGCTCTTCGGGACCGTCTACGACGTCAGCAGCGTGCTGATCCTGTGGTTCGCCGGTGCCTCGGCGATGGCCGGGCTGATCAACATCGTCCCGCGGTACCTGCCGTCCTACGGCATGGCGCCGGAGTGGGGGCGCGCCGTCCGGCCGGTCGTCATCGTCTACACGGTGATCAGCATCCTCATCACGATCGCGTTCGGCGCCGACGTCAACGCCCAGGCCGGCGCCTACGCGACCGGCATCCTGGCGATGATGGTCTCCGGCGCGGTCGCGGTCAGCATCTCGGCGATCCGGCGGCGCCAGCGCGGCGCGGCCGCGGGCTTCGTCGTCCTCACACTCGTCCTCCTGTACGCGCTCGTCGAAAACGTCATCGAAAAGCCCGACGGCATCGCCATTTCGGGCCTGTTCATCCTCGGGATCATCGTCGTCTCGCTGGTTTCCCGGGTTTCGCGGACGACGGAGCTGCGCGCCGACCGCATCGAGTTCGACGACGAGGCGCGCCGGTTCATCGCCGATTCACTCGCCCACGACGGCGCCCTGAACATCGTCGCGAACAAGCGGCAGGGCGGCGACGAGGCCGAGTATTCCGCGAAGGAAGCCGAACAGCGCGGGATGAACCCCGTGCCCGGCGCCGCCGACATCCTGTTCCTCGAGATCGACGTCGTGGACCCGTCGGAGTTCAGCAACGTGCTCCAGGTGCGCGGCGTGGAGATCGACGGCTACCGGATCCTCCGCGCGAACAGCCCCGCGGCGCCCAACGCGATCGCCGCGATCCTGCTCACCTTGCGCGATGTGACGGGCGTCCGTCCCCGCTGCTACTTCGAGTGGTCCGAAGGCAATCCGCTCGGGCACCTGTTCCGCTACCTGCTCCTCGGCCGCGGCGACACGGCACCGGTCGTCCGGGAGATCATCCGCAGCAGCGAGAAGGACCCGGCCCGCCGCCCCGGCATTCACGTCGGCGGCTGA
- a CDS encoding glycosyl hydrolase family 65 protein encodes MKNGFPQRIGYAFLALVTACGTLAGAAPATASPAPPSLEFANPDSQALFGGAYAAALQNLLRTNTIGFDARYDRSGLLDPATGIVRAGGGYAQPWTRDASINSWNATSLLDPALAKNTLWAVVDKDAGGALRVQQDDQQWDQVVWVTAAWHHYLVTGDREFLRNAYRTATSTLTIREHATTAGFNATYGLFTGASFFNDGIAGYPAPPADATESVSTGSMPWPGVASGMYLSTNELYYAAYVNAANMAGNLGRPAAEIAGYRDKAAALRAAINQRFWNPATGRYDYQLLADGSRGAFQEGTGLAFALIFGIANPAQARSILGHAQELPWGMPDTFPAWARYSDAQPGRHNAIVWPLVQGLWAKALAGQGEQNAFASETARLAKLAGNNSGFWEIHNGTTGVVDGGWQRLGDTVKFHWGSEPDQTWSATAFLDMVHTGLFGLTFTDRGLSFAPHLPAGWGDVTLRHLRYRGANLTIALHGAGSAIRSFQVDGQAAPAAIPDTLTGDHTIDIALTGAPAGDRDGDGVPDAQDRCADTAGTAALSGCPDPAHLEAEDARNTGRVKTNVNHTGYSGRAFLDGLWAQGASSSFTVHRTTTAPERAAFTVRYANANNDTRTMTLSVDGQPVRQVGFPKVSDSWDAWGTTTFADIPLTGRDPVVTLSYAPGDTGAINLDWLELRR; translated from the coding sequence ATGAAAAACGGCTTCCCGCAGCGGATCGGCTACGCCTTTCTCGCCCTGGTGACGGCGTGCGGCACCCTCGCCGGCGCCGCCCCGGCCACGGCGAGCCCGGCACCGCCTTCCCTCGAATTCGCCAACCCGGACAGTCAAGCGCTGTTCGGCGGCGCCTACGCCGCCGCTCTGCAGAACCTGTTGCGCACCAACACGATCGGTTTCGACGCACGCTACGACCGGAGCGGTCTGCTGGATCCGGCGACCGGCATCGTCCGCGCGGGCGGCGGCTACGCCCAGCCGTGGACGCGCGACGCGTCGATCAACAGCTGGAACGCCACCAGCCTGCTCGATCCGGCCCTGGCGAAGAACACGCTGTGGGCGGTGGTCGACAAGGACGCCGGCGGCGCCCTGCGCGTGCAGCAGGACGACCAGCAGTGGGACCAGGTGGTCTGGGTCACGGCCGCCTGGCACCACTACCTCGTCACCGGCGACCGGGAGTTCCTCCGGAACGCCTACCGCACGGCGACGAGCACGCTGACGATCCGCGAACACGCCACCACGGCCGGCTTCAACGCGACCTACGGCCTGTTCACCGGCGCGTCCTTCTTCAACGACGGCATCGCCGGCTACCCCGCGCCACCGGCCGACGCGACCGAGTCGGTCAGCACCGGGAGCATGCCGTGGCCCGGGGTGGCGAGCGGGATGTACCTCAGCACCAACGAGCTCTACTACGCCGCCTACGTCAACGCCGCGAACATGGCCGGGAACCTGGGCCGTCCGGCCGCGGAGATCGCCGGGTACCGGGACAAGGCCGCCGCGCTGCGGGCGGCGATCAACCAGCGGTTCTGGAACCCCGCCACCGGCCGGTACGACTACCAGCTCCTCGCCGACGGCTCCCGCGGTGCCTTCCAGGAAGGCACCGGGCTGGCGTTCGCCCTGATCTTCGGCATCGCGAACCCGGCGCAGGCGCGGTCGATCCTCGGCCACGCCCAAGAGCTGCCCTGGGGCATGCCCGACACCTTCCCGGCCTGGGCGCGCTACAGCGACGCGCAACCCGGTCGGCACAACGCCATCGTCTGGCCGCTCGTCCAGGGCCTGTGGGCGAAAGCGCTGGCCGGGCAGGGCGAGCAGAACGCGTTCGCCTCGGAAACCGCGCGCCTGGCCAAGCTGGCCGGCAACAACAGCGGCTTCTGGGAAATCCACAACGGGACCACCGGCGTCGTCGACGGCGGCTGGCAGCGGCTGGGCGACACCGTGAAGTTCCACTGGGGTTCCGAACCCGACCAGACCTGGTCGGCCACCGCGTTCCTCGACATGGTCCACACCGGCCTGTTCGGGCTGACGTTCACCGACCGCGGGCTGTCCTTCGCGCCCCACCTCCCGGCGGGCTGGGGTGACGTCACGCTGCGGCACCTGCGCTACCGCGGCGCGAACCTCACCATCGCCCTGCACGGCGCGGGCTCCGCGATCCGGTCGTTCCAGGTCGACGGCCAGGCCGCCCCGGCCGCGATCCCGGACACGCTCACCGGCGACCACACGATCGACATCGCCCTCACCGGAGCGCCCGCCGGCGACCGGGACGGCGACGGCGTGCCCGACGCCCAGGACCGCTGTGCGGACACCGCGGGGACCGCCGCGCTGAGCGGCTGCCCCGACCCGGCGCACCTCGAAGCCGAGGACGCCCGCAACACCGGCCGCGTGAAGACGAACGTGAACCACACGGGCTACTCGGGCCGCGCGTTCCTCGACGGCCTCTGGGCACAGGGCGCGTCGTCGTCCTTCACCGTGCACCGCACCACGACGGCGCCGGAACGCGCGGCCTTCACCGTGCGGTACGCCAACGCCAACAACGACACCCGGACGATGACCCTGTCGGTGGACGGGCAGCCGGTACGGCAGGTCGGCTTCCCGAAGGTCTCCGACAGCTGGGACGCCTGGGGCACCACGACCTTCGCCGACATCCCGCTCACCGGCCGGGACCCGGTGGTGACCCTTTCCTACGCTCCGGGCGACACCGGCGCGATCAACCTCGACTGGCTCGAACTCCGCCGCTAG
- a CDS encoding glutamate--tRNA ligase family protein, whose translation MLDRAVIDALFPADLPEPEHWEQQYPARDLPEGALVTRLGPSPTGFVHIGGIYVGTIDQDVARRSGGRYLVRIEDTDQSREVEGALEQFERGFRYFRLAADEDTDRGGDYGPYRQSARERIYLTYVRDLLRQGKAYLDFATKEELAAITQRQQATKLPTGYYGSWAIWRDADPADVQAKLDAGAPYVVRFRAPDDTGARARFTDAIRGPLEAEANRNDVVILKSSDQSPRLPTYHFAHAVDDHLMRVNLVIRGDEWISSVPVHQQLFDALGFEPIAYAHIAPLMKQEGGSKRKLSKRKDPEASVDFFIEAGYPADAVLYYLRGLANGRLAEMPLEQALTEPINLDECGVAGPLVDLVKLDDIAADHIATLSGAEILDAVRDWAGRFDPELRRVLDEEPDLALRALAVEREGAENPRKDLKKWSEFRAVYGFFFPQLHAAVTGPDDERIAALGVDRAVVQAVARDFAADYRQLDDGQEWFDQIRAVAAKHGFARNAKEFKKNPEGFPGSIREASQIIRIALTGSTRSPDLHAITQALGQDEVLGRIAALTK comes from the coding sequence ATGCTGGACCGAGCGGTCATCGACGCACTCTTCCCTGCCGACCTGCCGGAGCCCGAGCACTGGGAGCAGCAGTACCCCGCCCGCGACCTCCCCGAGGGCGCGCTGGTCACGCGCCTGGGCCCGTCGCCGACCGGGTTCGTGCACATCGGTGGCATCTACGTCGGCACCATCGACCAGGACGTCGCCCGCCGCTCCGGCGGCCGCTACCTCGTCCGCATCGAGGACACCGACCAGTCCCGCGAGGTCGAAGGCGCCCTCGAGCAGTTCGAACGCGGCTTCCGCTACTTCCGCCTCGCCGCCGACGAGGACACCGACCGCGGCGGGGACTACGGCCCCTACCGGCAGTCGGCCCGCGAGCGCATCTACCTCACCTACGTCCGCGACCTGCTCCGCCAGGGCAAGGCGTACCTCGACTTCGCCACCAAGGAAGAGCTGGCCGCCATCACCCAGCGGCAGCAGGCCACCAAGCTGCCGACCGGCTACTACGGCAGCTGGGCGATCTGGCGCGACGCCGACCCGGCCGACGTCCAGGCCAAGCTCGACGCCGGCGCCCCGTACGTCGTGCGGTTCCGCGCCCCGGACGACACGGGCGCGCGCGCCCGCTTCACCGACGCCATCCGCGGGCCGCTGGAAGCCGAGGCCAACCGCAACGACGTCGTCATCCTCAAGAGCTCCGACCAGAGCCCCCGGCTGCCGACCTACCACTTCGCGCACGCCGTCGACGACCACCTCATGCGGGTGAACCTGGTGATCCGCGGCGACGAGTGGATCTCGTCGGTCCCGGTGCACCAGCAGCTGTTCGACGCGCTCGGCTTCGAGCCGATCGCCTACGCGCACATCGCGCCGCTGATGAAGCAGGAGGGCGGCAGCAAGCGCAAGCTGTCCAAGCGCAAGGACCCGGAAGCGTCCGTCGACTTCTTCATCGAAGCCGGCTACCCCGCCGACGCCGTCCTGTACTACCTGCGCGGCCTCGCCAACGGCCGGCTCGCGGAAATGCCGCTCGAACAGGCCCTGACCGAGCCGATCAACCTCGACGAGTGTGGCGTCGCCGGTCCGCTGGTGGACCTGGTCAAGCTCGACGACATCGCCGCCGATCACATCGCCACCCTGTCCGGCGCCGAGATCCTCGACGCCGTGCGCGACTGGGCCGGGCGGTTCGACCCCGAGCTGCGCCGGGTCCTCGACGAGGAGCCCGACCTCGCCCTGCGCGCGCTGGCCGTGGAGCGCGAAGGCGCCGAGAACCCGCGCAAGGACCTGAAGAAGTGGAGCGAGTTCCGCGCGGTCTACGGCTTCTTCTTCCCGCAGCTCCACGCGGCCGTCACCGGGCCCGACGACGAGCGCATCGCGGCGCTGGGCGTCGACCGCGCGGTCGTCCAGGCGGTGGCCCGCGACTTCGCCGCCGACTACCGCCAGCTCGACGACGGCCAGGAGTGGTTCGACCAGATCCGCGCGGTCGCGGCCAAGCACGGCTTCGCCCGCAACGCCAAGGAGTTCAAGAAGAACCCCGAGGGCTTCCCCGGCTCCATCCGCGAGGCCTCGCAGATCATCCGCATCGCCCTCACCGGGTCGACGCGCAGCCCCGACCTGCACGCGATCACGCAGGCGCTGGGCCAGGACGAGGTCCTCGGCCGGATCGCCGCGCTCACCAAGTAG
- a CDS encoding YbaB/EbfC family nucleoid-associated protein, giving the protein MSAQMDELIAQFQHFQNKVRQAEARFAGVGDMQERIARLETTVTSPDGTVTVTAGAGGTITDLRLTAGATRVEAGQLAATIMHTIRRAAAGAAQQQAGIVDETFGDAFGVDVSAQVREAQAEAFGTVAAGPASEQEPRQPSRPARRPAAGDDDDFDQGPILRRS; this is encoded by the coding sequence ATGTCCGCCCAGATGGACGAGCTGATCGCCCAGTTCCAGCACTTCCAGAACAAGGTACGGCAGGCCGAGGCCCGCTTCGCCGGCGTCGGTGACATGCAGGAGCGGATCGCCCGGCTGGAGACCACGGTCACCTCGCCCGACGGGACCGTGACCGTCACCGCGGGCGCCGGCGGCACCATCACCGACCTGCGGCTCACCGCCGGGGCCACCCGCGTCGAAGCCGGGCAGCTGGCCGCGACGATCATGCACACCATCCGCCGGGCGGCGGCCGGGGCCGCGCAGCAGCAGGCCGGCATCGTGGACGAGACCTTCGGCGACGCGTTCGGCGTGGACGTCTCGGCGCAGGTGCGCGAAGCCCAGGCGGAGGCGTTCGGAACCGTGGCGGCCGGACCCGCGTCGGAGCAGGAGCCGCGGCAGCCGTCGCGGCCCGCCCGCCGGCCCGCCGCCGGGGACGACGACGACTTCGACCAGGGCCCCATCCTCCGCCGATCCTAG
- a CDS encoding ATP-binding protein, translated as MQVNWGASHEPGWQVLDVAGADPSGLAAARRWAQAKLASLADASRVDAVIVVGELLENAYVHATGPRQLRIHLTHDPCQVTVAVADTGTGEPRLRVPGRSGGRGLLLVDELALAWGVSHHDDGKVVWARLACED; from the coding sequence GTGCAAGTGAACTGGGGCGCGTCACACGAGCCGGGATGGCAGGTGCTGGACGTCGCCGGAGCGGACCCCTCGGGGCTGGCCGCCGCGCGCCGGTGGGCCCAGGCCAAGCTGGCTTCGCTCGCCGACGCCAGCCGGGTCGACGCTGTGATCGTGGTCGGCGAGCTGCTGGAGAACGCCTACGTCCACGCCACCGGCCCCCGGCAGCTGCGGATCCACCTCACGCACGACCCGTGCCAGGTGACCGTGGCCGTCGCCGACACCGGTACCGGCGAACCGCGGCTGCGGGTGCCGGGCCGCTCCGGTGGCCGGGGCCTGCTGCTCGTCGACGAACTCGCCCTCGCCTGGGGCGTGAGCCACCACGACGACGGGAAGGTCGTCTGGGCCCGCCTCGCCTGCGAGGACTAG
- a CDS encoding chemotaxis protein CheB, which yields MHLGAGTHSALARILDRVSPLPVTSARHGAALEPGTVQVAPPDRHLLTEDGTLVLTQGPTENGHRPAVNATFRSAALTGGPRVIGVVLPGALDDGTAGLRAIVDRGGLAEVQDPADALYSGMPESALSVVDTEYVARAVEIGAVLDKLVRMPVKPFGGPPPSDALLLEDRIARESVWFGALTPAERSAGYTCPDRQGSLTEVGPGRCRCRIGHAWSAPALLDAHSAEFQLALMKALRALDEKAALVRKLAAQAGATKPRGLAERYAASAREAADAAETLRRFLLDANREVAAEPAPG from the coding sequence ATGCACCTGGGCGCCGGGACGCACAGCGCACTGGCCCGGATCCTCGACCGCGTGAGCCCGCTGCCGGTCACGAGCGCTCGCCACGGAGCGGCCCTCGAGCCGGGGACGGTGCAGGTCGCGCCCCCCGACCGCCACCTGCTCACCGAAGACGGAACGCTGGTCCTGACGCAGGGGCCGACCGAGAACGGGCACCGGCCGGCGGTCAACGCGACCTTCCGGTCGGCCGCGCTGACCGGCGGGCCGCGCGTCATCGGCGTCGTCCTTCCGGGTGCGTTGGACGACGGGACCGCCGGGTTGCGGGCGATCGTGGACCGGGGCGGCCTGGCCGAGGTCCAGGACCCGGCCGACGCGCTGTACAGCGGCATGCCGGAGAGCGCGCTGTCCGTCGTGGACACCGAGTACGTGGCGCGGGCCGTCGAGATCGGCGCCGTGCTCGACAAGCTGGTCCGGATGCCGGTGAAGCCCTTCGGAGGACCGCCGCCGTCGGACGCCCTGCTGCTGGAGGACCGCATCGCCCGTGAGTCGGTGTGGTTCGGCGCGCTCACCCCCGCCGAACGGAGCGCGGGCTACACCTGCCCGGACCGCCAGGGTTCGCTCACCGAAGTCGGCCCGGGCCGCTGCCGGTGCCGGATCGGCCACGCCTGGTCGGCTCCGGCTCTGCTCGACGCCCACAGCGCGGAGTTCCAGCTCGCGCTGATGAAGGCGCTGCGCGCGCTGGACGAAAAGGCGGCGCTCGTCCGGAAGCTGGCCGCGCAGGCCGGCGCCACGAAGCCGCGGGGGCTGGCGGAGCGTTATGCCGCCTCCGCCAGGGAAGCCGCCGACGCCGCCGAGACCCTGCGGCGATTCCTGCTCGACGCGAACCGCGAGGTCGCGGCCGAGCCGGCGCCGGGGTGA
- a CDS encoding DUF1905 domain-containing protein encodes MIIVFEAELWEWDARRADSWVFVSLPAEASDDIRELAAEPRRGFGSVRVRVTIGVTSWKTSIFPDGAREAYVLPLKRAVRQAEGLGVGDTCTVTVELVDF; translated from the coding sequence GTGATCATCGTCTTCGAGGCCGAGCTGTGGGAATGGGACGCCCGGCGCGCCGACAGCTGGGTCTTCGTCAGCCTGCCCGCCGAGGCGTCGGACGACATCCGCGAGCTCGCCGCCGAGCCGCGGCGCGGCTTCGGTTCGGTGCGCGTCCGGGTGACGATCGGCGTCACGAGCTGGAAGACCTCGATCTTCCCGGACGGTGCGCGCGAGGCCTACGTCCTGCCCCTCAAACGGGCGGTCCGGCAGGCCGAAGGCCTCGGCGTGGGGGACACCTGCACGGTGACCGTGGAGCTCGTCGACTTCTGA
- a CDS encoding chemotaxis protein CheB, with protein MRGRREVRVRRRGEPVTPDFPLRFPVVALVTSAGGLEALTRVLAPLPADFPAAVLVAQHLEPARTSHLTEILAARTALRVGEAADGDVLVAGAALVVPAGRHLLVTSAARIGLLDTASCRRRKGTDAQAGIRAIAHCGGTVFAQDEGTSAHFGMPGAAIGTGLVHAVLPLSGIGAAILDHVARHA; from the coding sequence ATGCGCGGCCGCCGAGAAGTGCGCGTCCGGCGGCGGGGGGAGCCGGTGACGCCGGACTTCCCGCTGCGGTTCCCGGTCGTCGCCCTGGTCACCTCCGCCGGCGGCCTCGAGGCGCTCACCCGGGTGCTCGCCCCGCTGCCCGCGGACTTCCCCGCGGCGGTGCTCGTCGCGCAGCACCTGGAGCCGGCCCGGACGAGCCACCTCACCGAAATCCTCGCCGCCCGCACCGCGCTGCGGGTCGGCGAGGCCGCGGACGGGGACGTGCTCGTGGCCGGTGCGGCGCTGGTCGTCCCCGCGGGGCGGCACCTGCTGGTCACCTCGGCGGCGCGGATCGGGCTGCTGGACACGGCGAGCTGCCGCCGGCGGAAGGGCACCGACGCCCAGGCCGGGATCCGGGCGATCGCGCACTGCGGAGGCACCGTGTTCGCCCAGGACGAGGGGACGTCCGCGCACTTCGGCATGCCGGGCGCCGCGATCGGCACCGGGCTCGTCCACGCCGTGCTCCCGCTGTCCGGGATCGGCGCGGCCATCCTGGACCACGTCGCCCGGCACGCCTGA